The window AGCTACAAGGGAAGAAATCTATGATGAATCAGGGAAAGAAAGAGGATGCTATGATGCCAATGTCTGAAATGAAAATGGAATTTTCAGAGAATTTTCAAAAGCAATTTAAAAAAGCCCTCAAGCCTTATTTGCAGATGAAAGATGCTTTGGTAGCGAGCGATGCAAATCAGGTTTCCGCTTTCGCGAAAGCGACATCAACATCTTTAAAATCCGTAGATATGAAAAGTCTCGGTAGTATGGAACAATCACATATAAAGAAAAGTATTGAAATGCTCGATGCCATTGCAGCGAACGACAATCTGGAAAATCAACGTGACCATTTTGTGATATTAAATGAAAATATGGTGCCCATTGCGATGAGTGTAAATGGAACTGACGCGATACTATACGTTCAGAAATGCCCAATGGCAAATAATAATAAAGGCGCAGTTTGGCTAAGCACGGAAGAAGAAATTCGTAACCCCTATTATGGCGATGCGATGCTCACGTGTGGTAGTGTGATTGAGGAAATTAAGTAGTTTTATTCCTTTAGTATTTTAAGAAGCTAAATACCGAAAACCTTTAAGATACTTTTCAATTTTTTTATAACCCCTTTCGATAGAGAGGGGTTTATTATCATACAATATACCCGCAAATTAAACTCGTAAAATACTTCCATCAAAAGACTACGGCATAAAGCCATCGCTTCTGCCACTACTCATTTATTCCGTTTCCTTTTGAGCCAAGATTTTATCTTCCGTTTGGTTTCTGCTCAAATATTGTTTAATCAAAAATTTGAGTATTATGACAACAAAAGCGAGTACCACAAAGAAGCGCAGTAGAGCAAAAGCAACTACAAAAAAAGAAGTAAATGGAAAGAAATTATCCGTACTTCAAATTCAGAACTTACCATTGGGCAAAATCAAAACTGACCCAGAACAACCAAGAAAGACTTTCAACAAAGATGCATTACAGCAACTTTCTGAGAGTATCGAAGAGCACGGTGTATTGCAGCCAATCACGGTAAGGCAACTAAATGGCCATTATGTCATCGTGATGGGCGAACGCCGATATCGTGCAAGCAAACTGGCTGGAAAAAAGACCATACCCTGCATCGTGAGGACTTATCAAAACAATGATGTTTTGGAAGTTCAAATCATCGAGAACCTGCAACGACAGGATGTAGAACCTACCGAGGAAGCTGAGGCAATTGCCTATCTAAGCGAGAAATATGCGCCAACAGAAATTGCCAAACGATTGGGTAGAACGGATAACTTTATCAGACAACGCTTAAAATTGGCAGGTTTGATTGAAGGTTTCAAACACTTTGTCCGCAACGGCGAAATGACCATTTCATTGGGTGTTGGTGTCGCACTTTTTGAACCAGAGGAACAACAGATGATGTTGGAAACGATGGGCGAAGATTTTAATGCACACCAAATTAACAGGATGATAAAAGACCAAACCTATGATTTGGAAAAGGCATCTTTCGATGTAGCTGATAAGAAATTAGTGCCGAAAGCAGGCTCTTGTGTAGAATGTCCGTTCAATGCAGCCAATCAAGGCAATCTGTTCGGCGAGGGTAAAATGGTCTGCACAAAATCAGCTTGTTTTGAAACGAAGAAAAGTAAATCATTCTTGAACCTGATTGAGAAATCCAAGAAAGAGAATATTCTACTGATTCCTGAAATTAGACAGTATTGGGCAGATAACGAAAACAATCAGCTTATTATTTCACAGTTGGAAAAAAATGGCTTGAAGGTCTATCTACTGGATGATGTTGAAATAATCGAAGAACCAATTAAGCCGACAATCGAGGCCATTAAGATAGAATATCAACATTACGATTATTCTGAAGACGAATTGAAAGCTGAGCTTAAGGAAGCCATTGAGAACTACGAAGAAGAGTTGAAAAATTACAATTCGGCAACTGACAA of the Nonlabens marinus S1-08 genome contains:
- a CDS encoding ParB/RepB/Spo0J family partition protein — its product is MTTKASTTKKRSRAKATTKKEVNGKKLSVLQIQNLPLGKIKTDPEQPRKTFNKDALQQLSESIEEHGVLQPITVRQLNGHYVIVMGERRYRASKLAGKKTIPCIVRTYQNNDVLEVQIIENLQRQDVEPTEEAEAIAYLSEKYAPTEIAKRLGRTDNFIRQRLKLAGLIEGFKHFVRNGEMTISLGVGVALFEPEEQQMMLETMGEDFNAHQINRMIKDQTYDLEKASFDVADKKLVPKAGSCVECPFNAANQGNLFGEGKMVCTKSACFETKKSKSFLNLIEKSKKENILLIPEIRQYWADNENNQLIISQLEKNGLKVYLLDDVEIIEEPIKPTIEAIKIEYQHYDYSEDELKAELKEAIENYEEELKNYNSATDNGFGNGIVFHPETYQNKEVFVKIIEKSKDKSSDYSAPLANRKMADCTPEEQIVKINEREIRKKQIENNKQFEEVVQMIRETDYIDTKKTLSVDEMVAFSISLFENNVDYTAQQKYFSKLLGDTSKMTRVETVAHFKKNFKKEIFHKLIRYILTKQVHFGESNHINNLTNISFFNAIQGYYKSKIDSIAKEYLVERDKREARLKERITVLEKKIQELND